ATGCATGTTGTTAAGAATTATTCTTATCAGAAtgccaaaaatataatagaatcatttataatttaagtttggTCCACTTTTTGATTCTGAAGAAGACAATGTATGATGATAAACACcaatttaggtatattttataatgttaattattgtaatatttataaatatagaatggTACAATTCAGAACAAAGTACCTCTGGTTTTCAGTgtagttttgaaattaataaatatttcagtgtATATTACTTTTACAGCTCAAAACCATTATAAGATTATGTTCCataaaaaagttgtttttataaaaaattatgcatAGTGATTACCTACCAGCATGTAAACCTTCCCCTTAGAGTAGACCGTCTAACCTTTCTAGCCATACGCATAGATAAATGAGATGCGAGTTTGACTAGTGAAATggactattaaaattataactcgCCGTCATATTTGACTAATTTCAGAAATATGTTCGCGCGTATTATCTAATACGATTAAACCCATGGTactgtaaatttaaatgttaatcctTTTCAGGTATTTttggttatttataattatttttctgttgGATGTGTGATATTTTCCATTGTCATCAAGTAATACGTAAACAGAGAACACTGCTAGATTCGCCGGCGCGCGAACCCATCACTagctataacttttttttttttattacacactGATATAGTAatgaaaagtataattaaactaaGGAAGAATTACTTCGTAAGAATATCTTTACACAAGAATTGTtgatgtatgtaaaaaaaaagcaacttaCCCTAGGcttttcataaaaacttttataattagtaattccTCTTCTAAGTCTTTTGCTTATTTTTCTCCAAGTTTTAGAATCCAAATCGATGTTAATTACCAGCTTGGTCCACATATACTTATTATCTTCTTTGCGTTTATCAGCTACAACTTTATAGACTATATttaggtttttattattttaaaataatgattaaatgtcgacatttaaattcaaatgttttatcaaTTATGACAGAAAAAGTGAGTTAATAACGTTTATAAGTAATCCCATACTCaggtaaaaaattaaagattttttcacCTTTTAGtccaaattacaataaatttactttttgggagcttttgaaaacaattaatttaaataatgcttttatataatctatttaccTTTGTGCTTGAACGATATGATGTAATTACACGTAATTTCCACCCATTCTATCCATAACTCCAAATTTTGCATCACGTTTTCTAATCCATGGCACCATTTTCGAATTTCAGGTTCTTTTATATCGTATCCTTCAGGGAGATTCATATCTTAATATGTATactattaaatttcttataagaaCGCAagggatttaatttaattatgacatgaaaaacaatataataatattatgttgcactaaataatatataatacacaatatacaatacacaatatataatatatagtacacgtagcatatatattcaattgttaaatATGTCTCATAAATGGTCGACGTGGGTATAGTATAAAGTTCATAATAGTTTTAATCATGTAATAAGAATGTAACGatacaaaaattacataatcTTTGAAACTCTGTCGCATCCTTGTAGGATTGTGCAAATCGAAAGAGTGGAAGTATGTTTAACGTTAGTCACTATAATCTGCTGATCATTTATTCGTTATAGTCggtttcataatattatcatgAGATAATCTCTTGACTGATTTCGTAAAGTCATGTTATATATACCATAACTATGATCATAAACTTTCTCAGACCCTGGCTACCGACGGCCAGTGACGGCCAGTGACGACCAATTCAGAACTTTCTTGTCAAAAAGGTGGCACAGTAAATTTTATAGAGACAAATACTTTATAAACGAAATACCTGTAATGAAAGTACAACAACTGCATATCTCTTTATAttctttaaagattttatagtTCGGTAAAATGTCTACTGTTGAGTCGATTTCTGTAAATATAAACTCATATAGGTTTAAGtaggttttaaaatatgtaatatgaaaGTGATTTATTTGTGATCTAGAACAATGAATATCTTGTTATGAAACtgatgaaatatgtatatataaccaCAACttatgttgtaaaaaatatatatacatatataattatcaacTATAGTCCATTCCACGAGTCAAACTCCTACAGAACAAAATCGGTCAATGGTCGATGCACACGgctagatataaaattataaactatacgAATCCTAAGAAATTATTTGGTTACTTTAGGTCACGCGCTTTAACCAATAAGCCGACATGGACAATCTCCTTTGGGAGGTTGTTTCGTGGAATGTTTTTCATTTGTGTTCTTAACTtacgttcaaaaatattgtcGATAACTTCTTGTTCTGtttgtattgatttttcatgagttagtatgttataattaaaattttcttttggaTATATGTCAATTACTGGCATACGCTCTATAATCAGTTTTACAGCAATATTCTCCTTTTCAAATGTATCACTTTTCGCTAATTGTTCTTGTACTACATCAACATAATATGGTGTTGTTACTGCGAAATtattctgtttataatatatatttttcgtatttgtataattttcccGTGTATATTTTTCGGTTTCAGTTATTACTATATTTCCTTCGTCTTCTATTTCCTCGTTTTTTTCTGCTTGTATTGTATGAGTAAGTGATATTTTTCTGTCTTCATTCGAAATGTTATCTTTTTCATCGGTTGTTAATTCTTTCTCTTCGTTTTCTAAAATGTTTCCAAGCGACATAATAGACTTACTGACGCTAACGGTAGCTTTTAATACGGGGAATTGTAAATTTTCAGGCCATGACTCATCGGCGTTACCTATTAATGTAATATCTATCAGATATCAAGCATTATAATTATGACATCAAACAATTTTCATACACTTACTAAGCAAATGGTCATTGGCTGGAGCTAAGTGTAATTCAGGTTTTATACTTCCATCTTCGGAGAGGTTTATTGGCATATGATAATGACCCTCACGAACATAAATACTATTGctgaaaatcatttttattattattttagatatttaaaatctttaaatgacatatttttgtattattatgtttacCTATCGTCGCTTATGGCTGTTTTTCTGCTGTTAATACCTAAAAATTAGTTTGCTACATAAAAAGGTCTTAAATAAgttgaatttcatatttataaattgtacttttGTATTCAGCTAAGATTTATGTATCACTTTAAGTTATTaccgatatttaaattagaaaattttacttttttaatgctATCATCAGGAGTGGTCTGCATTTCTTCTTGGCTtccatttcttaatatattattatctgcaCCGTTCACGTTATTTTCCACTTCTGTGCTAGTTTTTATTCCTATTAAGCCTTCATCTGGACTCGCcataatattgatttgtttaGTTATATCGCTAACATCTAAGTTTTTGCTATCATTGTCAgtgttatttgtattatttatttgcgaATCAATCTCATTTACATCTAATTTCTGAACAACATCAACATCACTTCTGTTAAAATGATAATCAGATGCTTTATTTTCTTCTAAGGGTGCATTAGAATCTATTACAttctcataatttttttcatttatatcattGGAAGTATCCAATGTtgcataattttcatttttattcacaCTGTCTTCTTCAGCTGTACCCAACGCCTCATCATTGTACGCTATATTGtctaatatataatctattattgaTTCATTCTCATATTTGTTATCCACGGTATTGGCACCAATGCCATTTTTATTGCTCTTactttgtgtatttattataaggctTTGTTTTTCAGTCGAAACTGACTTTGAAATAGATGATAATGATAGCTGACTTATACTTGAGCTAACAACAGCCATGGGTTCACAAACAACCTACAATTGTTACTTTGTATTAGGAacattgtttcaaaaatattaaaatgttagatACATTAAAAACTTACCACAACATTATCGATTAATTGGTCGATCAAATCCCATACCGGCCCTTCTACTTCTTTGAGTTCTAGGAtgatacatactttttttaatacaacttattagtttttttttgtgtttgttttaataataaaattccgtaCAGATAAGTTCCGTACACGAAAAATTGCGGGATCAAATTGGGCCAATTCTACTGAGCTTTCACATACTGAATTATTATTCACAATTATCATTATGTTCGACAATCAGTTATATACATCGCGAAAACCTGTATTTGTTAGACGTTGTGGAATAAGTTAAAAGTCTCCATAAAAGAGGAGTTGTCTTTTGCTCAGCGGTGACTATTTACCCTACGGTTTGTAACCTGTTTACTACTATAATATGACAAGACTGTACCCTGAAACTCTtccattaatattttgtgtGCCGATTCTTCGAGTATACTTGTAATCCAAATCGTTatcttcacaaaaataaaagttagatTTTAACATATGAAGCtaatagtaaataatgtatttttgagtaaaattttaacGTATTCTTGATACATCTTAAATTGATATAGTATTAAATTCGAAACCGCCGTGAAAAAGGTATATCAAAGTCTGGTTTCATATCTTATCGTTAATTGATTCAACCGTTTGAAGGACCAAAATACCATAAATTTaacaactatatatttttttattaatggtaAATTTGGTCCGTTTGGTTATGATGATGTCCTGACCGATTAAGGAAATGACAAGGGAGAATAGCCTAACTACTATACACaggatacattatataatatatgatatactggATATGCAAGGGTATAAGCAAACACGGgtgcaattttattatcttactctcataatccgattggacggcaaatccgactaatacataaatagttcaggcgcaggaccttTACAGGTTTTACGTTTTTGCTGGGGCATGGGAGTTCACGCTTTTAAATTCTAGACACCgcgctgctactgagaatttttcaacaTAATAACCCTATAACTTATTATCAACCCGGGTCTCGGGATGAAACAGACCTCCCAAATCGATACAGCAAATATGGTTTATACTACCTTAGATAAACgctaggttttatatttatataacatttacaaataattttagcgGTGGGCTATAATGATTTTCTACTTGCCGCATCTGCTATTTcagtttgaattttaatatttgtatttaattcagaTTTTTTTGGGTTGTACAATATACTTGTAATGTCTTCGTTAACAACTTGCGACAATGTTTTCAatctagaaatataaaataagtctcAGTTCACTTTGTGACTTGTAGAATATAATGGTCTAAAAATTCATTATTGTGTTACTGTGAGTCCAAAGTTAAATTAAGTGGTCGTTGTAACTTCTGTATTACTTTATACGACAATAAAccgcaaaataattttatttgatcttGATGTTTCGTATTTATGTATCTTTTTGAATTCagtctgtaaataaaattaaattcaattaacaaTTCTTTTTTACTTTCCGCGTCCAAAACATATGCAGGTTACCGAGACTTTGATGACTTTTGCCTTTTGAAACAATTAATggcatcatatatttttacgattGGCTTTTCATCCATAACAATTCGTCTTAACCTTTCTACCTGTCAAAAACGCaaacaacaaacaataaatCAAGAAAtctaatatagtatatattttaaatcatgtatatatatcaaaagCGCTCAATTGTACTATAAATCATAAATTGTCATTTCATGCGTACCATGAAATCAGGAAGAATATCTCTATTGCTTCTCCAAGTTTCCAAGCAATATCTTTTAGTTGGCACAGATAACTGCATTATTCTCATGGGACATCTTGTTTTAGTGCGTTGGGATAGGATTTTCTTTCTTGTTTTCCTTATAACGGTATGGTCTCGTATGTTATGTTTCCTGTATACAGTGCCTTTGTAATTGCTAGTAAATCCAAATCCTGTACTAAAGTCCCTTTCATGATTACTAAAAAGGGTGATTAAATGCGATATATAAGTTTAAGTTAGAATAAAAATAGTGACGCAGACTAAGAtcagaaatttttaattttaaacttacctTTCCAGATTGTGCCAACGACTTGTATTCGAGCATGATGGCTCACCAACATCAATATCATTGATGTTATTGGATATTGGAcgcaaattaatttttttttgtattatatttattccttttaGTATTTCTCCATCAATAGTGTTCAAACAgtcaaaattattcattattatataaagtattgcttATAGTTTATTAACTGTATACCATGTTCAAATTAAGCTATCGTGGCGCCCTATTGTAATTTTACACTCACAAAAATTTACTTCTTGATGAATACCCCAAATTTATCTTTGTTAGATAtttgttatttctaaaattaagttaattttttaaacaaactaaaTCTATAAGGCTCTGAAATCAACCTTAATTAAACGCTCAACTTTTATTGAAGAATCAATGTGGTTATTATGAAGGTATTTTAagttttagatttaatatttcgtcactcaaaaatatattatccgtattaataattttagtattagaattatattatattatttaaacatggtTATGAGAcggtaaaaagaaaaataacttaacGGGGAGTGTGTATGTATTATAGTGAAGCTAAATAATCATTGATACAGAAggaaaaaacatttgtaaagcTATAACTATGTTCACATCAATTAATGAAAACTAGAAGAAAATATCTTAAGCTTTAAATAAGATGTTGATTAACGtttatacgaaaataaagaCGGAACGAGGGACAAGTCATTTGCAAACGAACAAGCCTCTAGTGGCTTTCGTTGTTTTTTAACAATTCACTACGCATCGTCAATATGttaggtataattttatatgtcttttttattttaataagtatgtgTAATTTTTCGTGTTAACCTAAGCAGTTTATAATTAtctctatattaatttattatgttctatttatctaataatatttattgttactattaTGAAACCAGTAATTTCATCAGATAGTATTCATTAAATGGAAATCGATTTTCATTCGATCATTGCGAGTTgacattatatttcaattgacAACTGATGTATCTAATATGACAAAACGCTTATTGTAATATgtcaaattttaacaaatacaaacATCAAACGTCAAAATAACACAACACTGGACGGAGAAGAATTAACATTGATGATTGAACATCCTACTGCAGTGACATATATTTCacgtgaattataaaattaaccttGAATCAAACGGGATAACAAAcagcaaattataaaataaatctgctCCTTGAAATTATTATGCCttagtaataattatcataaaaagcctttgtttacaaacaataaaaaaaaatgtggtcaCATTTAGAACGTGGCAGTTCCCCAGTGGACTGGTGTGAATCGAATTATTCTATATCACCAGTTATAGCCGAATTTGTCAACACCGTAAgtacctataatatttttatttataaattctcaaatacttacatacttaaatCTGATTAAAAATCATGGAATTTGTGAGgaaactaaaaatttattatatagtttttcacagacaatgatatttaattatattgcttaGTAATTatctattgttaatttttttttcagattagcaatgtattgtttttcttattccCACCAGTACTCATACATTTATTCCAAGAATATGCCAAATTCTTTAACCCAGCCATAAATGTTCTGTGGGTTCTTTTAATGGTCGTAGGACTGAGTTCAGCTTATTTCCATGCAACACTGAGTTTAGTGGGTATGTATGATACATATTACTGCATGAATATGTCCCTGTTTTCTGTAAAACCCTTTTAtgcattaaaactatttttttaggCCAATTACTTGATGAGCTTGCTATTTTATGGGTATTCATGGCTGCCTTTGCAATGTTTTTACCTAAAAGATATTTCCCTAAATTCTTAGGAGGAAACAGGTAAGATATTTTTACTACTATACTGTTcttataagttaataattgaAGACAAATCAATAactgataatttaatttgcaagtaaaaaaaattatattttgagcCCTTTTTAGttacaaagtttttattgaacaaaaataGCCCTGACCTTACTACACCTAAGTACACCTAGTCATCTAAGCCTATAGCTTAACCGCCTTATGATATGAGGATTATAcaactatacataaatatttataatattgctatGGATACagaacaaacaaatatttaatacaaagctATTACAAGCTTCTATAAATATTGagtcaattttaaattgatattaaacacatattttttatttttatctatttataatatattaaatataattagagtctatcgtaatattattgcaaaaattaattacttttacatatttttataaactatcgCATCGCATCAGACTCGATAGTGGGTCGTATTAGGTGACGCAACAAACATTTTTCGTCTTTTGTAATTTTGGGTAATATGGCTACAAAATGCACGATTCTCATTTTCGAAAGGCCAACAGTATCTATTAGTGTAATGAATTATCGCTTAAATTGTTTTCCTAATATGATATATGAATAAGCTACAGGCAATTAATTGACTTACGAAAGTCATTTTAGACGATTTCAAAAAAGGTAGCACAAATGCTAACAACTTCGGACCTGTTTATTTGtgtgtaatttttaagatattttcgcCGATTGTTAACCGGGTTAAATTTTATGACTGAGCAATTTATATTTGTGGTtccgatataaattaaaagaaaatcttcCAAAAGAGTAAGAAGGTTATAAAAACTAAAGGAGAAATCGCttagaactaaaaaaaaaatgtatctacaACGAGCTTACTTATGGCTGATACATAATTTGAATGCAGccttaaatttacatacaaaaaaatatatttaaattgtatataataaaactatctgATATAGGGGAAAACTAAATCTAACTCTAACGAATATGTTCtctataatacatttttcacgTACTTAGAAATAAGATTCTTagtctaaattattttcaactgCGGCTCGATCAAGAAGTGGAAACAGCTTCACGAAGAGTTGATTGTCGACATCTGATTATCTTAACAGATTAAAACAAAGTttcttaatattgatatttataaacattttatacgtAACGTAACGTACGTGATGTCAATTTActtatgttttgaatattaaaacttattgtatactttatacttttactTTGACGCAAAAATCCTTTAATATTGGTATAAATTAATGAGTTTGTTTCggctaaatttattaaatctggTACAAAATTATCAATCATCATGCAACGTTTAAAATTATgcagattatttaattaaaccacTCATTTCGATTCCATAATTACTTCAAACTgaggtaaaattcatacatagTTAGCAatgatatactaaatattaccgTTCTTGTAATTGTGCCAAATTGTGTAGCACGCATTGTATTGTGAACAAGCTTCAGTCTCAATATTATGAGATTTTTGCTGTGTATTGGAGTGTATtggaattacatttttaaatataagaatatatcaatataatatgtataatagctttataataagcaatataaccatttatataaaatgtagaaaATCGTCTTGGTTGTTAAATTTGACTATACCTACctaaagcctattccaatgtaagtaggaaaaaagataaacaaatcttagattaacgtatttcatgcgatttgctaataactcagctatattatgcgctactaagagtttatgattaatatatctttatttataatacaagactatttcacttaaccacttatttccacttaaattttactcccaaaattcctataacagtttcgtcgacgttcaaaacgccattttttcgcaattCAATagttaatatcatagattaatcaagctctcaaccaatgatatcgcgtcaatttgctgtcaaatgttgtttactttgattttttcctgttacggttggaatagagtataagtaGGTTAGTCATGTACAATATTATCAACTATGATAAGATAAATTTGGTACATaaagaaactaaaataacaaacatgaaagtctatgaaaaatattatatttcattacaaatgagcgtatttaacattttttagtaaaattagtaTACGAACGTAGATGTAATAAGAAGGATTTGTTTTTGAACGTTCCTGTTTTGAAAATAgtctatttgtttttaattctgtCCTTCGTAATCTGTACGACATGCATTAAACTGGGGCCcgattctactaatttataacgctTTCCACACATACCGTGGAATAGTCCCCTTATACGATAAAGAGTTGTGaccaatatttatatgataacaaTAACTAACTGGTCAATTGGCGAAACATATCTAAAATAATTGACGTAGCTAACATGTTTGTcttcatattatattagaatagaaataataatacataattaattaataataatatatggtaGTTCAATCGCAAAAATATTCGCATTAAGaggtatatagatataattacttAGGTGTGCCCctcgaatttaaattattggcgAAATGCATTTTGCATTGAGAATAAATGTGCCtctgtatttattatcatactaagtatacaatataaagtatattaattgtgtaaaaaaaaaattacgcgaAAACTAgttgaaaaaaattacgaataggtgcctattccaatgaaagtaggaaaaatgataaacaaaaatttagatTTTCGTATTTCATGATATTTGCTAATTTATGATTTGGCTagatatattagattttatgattaatatgtctttatttataatacaacactattaatcttaactacttatatccattttaatttttacttccaaaataaactatactaactacaaatccataatgaatatcatagattaatcaagctcg
The nucleotide sequence above comes from Vanessa tameamea isolate UH-Manoa-2023 chromosome 2, ilVanTame1 primary haplotype, whole genome shotgun sequence. Encoded proteins:
- the LOC113401964 gene encoding superoxide-generating NADPH oxidase heavy chain subunit C-like isoform X2, translated to MEEFQELKEVEGPVWDLIDQLIDNVVVVCEPMAVVSSSISQLSLSSISKSVSTEKQSLIINTQSKSNKNGIGANTVDNKYENESIIDYILDNIAYNDEALGTAEEDSVNKNENYATLDTSNDINEKNYENVIDSNAPLEENKASDYHFNRSDVDVVQKLDVNEIDSQINNTNNTDNDSKNLDVSDITKQINIMASPDEGLIGIKTSTEVENNVNGADNNILRNGSQEEMQTTPDDSIKKVKFSNLNIGINSRKTAISDDSNSIYVREGHYHMPINLSEDGSIKPELHLAPANDHLLSNADESWPENLQFPVLKATVSVSKSIMSLGNILENEEKELTTDEKDNISNEDRKISLTHTIQAEKNEEIEDEGNIVITETEKYTRENYTNTKNIYYKQNNFAVTTPYYVDVVQEQLAKSDTFEKENIAVKLIIERMPVIDIYPKENFNYNILTHEKSIQTEQEVIDNIFEQIDSTVDILPNYKIFKEYKEICSCCTFITGYDIKEPEIRKWCHGLENVMQNLELWIEWVEITCNYIISFKHKADKRKEDNKYMWTKLVINIDLDSKTWRKISKRLRRGITNYKSFYEKPRTQQTKSCNYHQLLQISQLRQKGRTCICKQGLHDL
- the LOC113401964 gene encoding superoxide-generating NADPH oxidase heavy chain subunit C-like isoform X1, encoding MEEFQELKEVEGPVWDLIDQLIDNVVVVCEPMAVVSSSISQLSLSSISKSVSTEKQSLIINTQSKSNKNGIGANTVDNKYENESIIDYILDNIAYNDEALGTAEEDSVNKNENYATLDTSNDINEKNYENVIDSNAPLEENKASDYHFNRSDVDVVQKLDVNEIDSQINNTNNTDNDSKNLDVSDITKQINIMASPDEGLIGIKTSTEVENNVNGADNNILRNGSQEEMQTTPDDSIKKVKFSNLNIGINSRKTAISDDSNSIYVREGHYHMPINLSEDGSIKPELHLAPANDHLLSNADESWPENLQFPVLKATVSVSKSIMSLGNILENEEKELTTDEKDNISNEDRKISLTHTIQAEKNEEIEDEGNIVITETEKYTRENYTNTKNIYYKQNNFAVTTPYYVDVVQEQLAKSDTFEKENIAVKLIIERMPVIDIYPKENFNYNILTHEKSIQTEQEVIDNIFEQIDSTVDILPNYKIFKEYKEICSCCTFITGYDIKEPEIRKWCHGLENVMQNLELWIEWVEITCNYIISFKHKVVADKRKEDNKYMWTKLVINIDLDSKTWRKISKRLRRGITNYKSFYEKPRTQQTKSCNYHQLLQISQLRQKGRTCICKQGLHDL
- the LOC113401966 gene encoding uncharacterized protein LOC113401966, whose protein sequence is MNNFDCLNTIDGEILKGINIIQKKINLRPISNNINDIDVGEPSCSNTSRWHNLESNHERDFSTGFGFTSNYKGTVYRKHNIRDHTVIRKTRKKILSQRTKTRCPMRIMQLSVPTKRYCLETWRSNRDILPDFMVERLRRIVMDEKPIVKIYDAINCFKRQKSSKSRLNSKRYINTKHQDQIKLFCGLLSYKVIQKLQRPLNLTLDSQLKTLSQVVNEDITSILYNPKKSELNTNIKIQTEIADAASRKSL